From the Streptococcus oralis ATCC 35037 genome, one window contains:
- a CDS encoding G5 domain-containing protein → MSRKKLLKLGISILALNALGVATYHVAPDLYQIPTVHAEETPAEDEEIPDGQERSIANTFKRMLDSIESSIKDFTNSPDEDNKELLEGDVEEAKNFFETAKKAMKSPEGQKSFAALEARYNSLKAKAEALLTGGDLKEEHQEVTTTEEIPYPSRTENNADLAEGTRKVKQAGEKGQKKVVWDVTLVNGVEKKRDRKNQTVIKEPVEEIIEVGTKKTGVETKETVTVEEKVAFKEETKVDPALDKGQTRVEEGEEGIDEVTYEVTKVDGVEKSRKEVSRKTKKVAKNKITYTGSKTVVTTKEVTKTEEVAFQTREVENALLAEGVRRVKTAGQKGVRTIVETVTYTDGVETGREVKSNTITTPAVDEVVEIGTKKAAVVTTKEETKTEEVAFQTKEVTNPNLPEGSRQVKAVGKKGVRTIVYTVTYTDGVETGREVKSNTITTPAVDEVVEVGTKKVVAPVVTTKEETKTEEVAFQVKEVQNADLPEGSRQVKIAGKKGVRTIVYTVTYTDGVETGRVEKSSTITTPAVDEIVEVGTKKVTPTTTNGDKNDTATTGNQAESTKKEETASQEQKVLPSTGTASTSLLSMIGLFIAGLVGFVVRKKD, encoded by the coding sequence ATGAGTAGAAAAAAATTATTAAAGTTAGGAATTTCTATACTTGCTTTAAATGCACTTGGAGTAGCCACTTATCATGTAGCTCCCGACTTGTATCAAATTCCAACAGTGCATGCGGAAGAGACACCAGCGGAAGATGAAGAAATTCCAGATGGCCAAGAGCGAAGTATTGCAAATACTTTCAAAAGAATGCTTGATAGTATAGAATCTTCAATTAAGGATTTTACAAATAGTCCAGATGAGGATAATAAAGAACTCCTAGAGGGTGATGTAGAAGAAGCAAAGAATTTTTTTGAGACTGCAAAGAAGGCAATGAAGAGTCCAGAAGGTCAAAAAAGTTTTGCGGCGCTTGAAGCTCGCTACAATTCTTTAAAAGCTAAGGCTGAGGCACTTCTCACTGGGGGAGATTTAAAAGAAGAACATCAAGAAGTCACAACTACTGAGGAGATTCCTTACCCATCTCGGACAGAAAACAATGCAGACCTCGCTGAAGGTACTCGAAAGGTAAAACAAGCGGGAGAAAAAGGTCAGAAGAAAGTTGTTTGGGATGTTACTTTGGTAAATGGCGTTGAGAAAAAACGTGATAGAAAGAACCAAACAGTAATTAAAGAACCAGTAGAAGAAATCATCGAAGTTGGAACTAAGAAAACAGGTGTTGAAACCAAAGAAACAGTGACTGTGGAGGAAAAAGTTGCTTTCAAAGAAGAAACGAAAGTAGATCCAGCACTGGATAAAGGTCAAACGCGTGTTGAAGAAGGTGAAGAAGGTATCGATGAAGTCACTTATGAAGTGACAAAAGTGGATGGTGTTGAAAAATCTCGTAAAGAAGTTTCACGCAAGACTAAGAAAGTTGCAAAAAACAAGATTACTTATACAGGTTCAAAAACTGTTGTAACGACTAAGGAAGTAACCAAAACTGAAGAAGTTGCCTTCCAGACTCGTGAGGTTGAAAATGCACTCTTAGCCGAAGGTGTTCGCCGAGTGAAAACAGCTGGGCAAAAAGGTGTTCGTACCATTGTTGAAACAGTGACTTACACAGACGGTGTTGAAACAGGCCGCGAGGTGAAATCAAATACAATCACTACTCCAGCAGTAGACGAAGTTGTCGAAATTGGAACTAAGAAAGCAGCGGTTGTAACGACTAAGGAAGAGACCAAGACAGAAGAAGTTGCTTTCCAAACTAAGGAAGTAACAAATCCAAATCTTCCAGAAGGAAGTCGTCAAGTGAAAGCTGTTGGTAAGAAGGGTGTTCGCACCATTGTTTATACAGTGACTTACACAGACGGCGTTGAAACAGGTCGCGAGGTGAAATCAAACACAATCACTACTCCAGCAGTAGACGAAGTTGTCGAAGTTGGAACTAAGAAAGTAGTAGCCCCAGTTGTAACGACTAAGGAAGAAACGAAGACAGAAGAAGTTGCTTTCCAAGTCAAAGAAGTGCAGAACGCAGACCTTCCAGAAGGCAGTCGTCAAGTGAAGATAGCTGGTAAGAAGGGTGTTCGCACCATTGTTTATACAGTGACTTACACAGATGGCGTTGAAACAGGTCGTGTTGAGAAATCAAGCACAATCACCACTCCAGCAGTAGATGAGATTGTCGAAGTTGGAACTAAGAAAGTAACTCCTACAACAACCAACGGTGATAAGAATGATACTGCAACAACAGGGAACCAAGCTGAAAGCACTAAGAAAGAAGAAACTGCAAGCCAAGAACAGAAAGTTCTACCAAGCACAGGTACAGCTTCTACCAGTCTTCTTTCAATGATTGGTTTATTTATCGCTGGTCTAGTAGGCTTTGTCGTTCGTAAGAAAGACTAA